One stretch of Catenulispora sp. EB89 DNA includes these proteins:
- a CDS encoding IclR family transcriptional regulator: MVQSVQRAVRVLRELAAGGPRLGVTELAERVGVAKPTVHALLRTLEGEGLVVQDSETGRYQLGPGLLLLGNAYLDTQELRARSLSWADTLATRADEAVWVTVLTGDHVFVVHHAFRPEGVVQILEVGASIPWSTCALGKVTVAFLPPDQRKALLDGELPALTGSSITDPDVLSRQLDEVGRTGHALENQESALGDAGIAAPVFDRNGVAGAIGIVGPVERVLDDSARQDHIVAVREIARQISRELGAGRGSARVARP, encoded by the coding sequence ATGGTGCAGTCGGTGCAGCGTGCGGTGCGCGTCCTGCGGGAGCTCGCCGCCGGCGGCCCGCGCCTGGGCGTGACCGAGCTGGCCGAGCGGGTCGGCGTCGCCAAGCCCACCGTGCACGCGCTGCTCCGCACGCTGGAGGGCGAGGGCCTGGTGGTCCAGGACTCCGAGACCGGCCGCTACCAGCTCGGCCCCGGCCTGTTGCTGCTGGGCAACGCCTACCTGGACACGCAGGAGTTGCGTGCGCGGTCGCTGAGTTGGGCCGACACGCTGGCCACCCGAGCAGATGAGGCCGTGTGGGTGACGGTGCTGACCGGGGACCACGTCTTCGTCGTGCACCACGCGTTCCGGCCCGAAGGCGTCGTGCAGATCCTCGAAGTGGGCGCCAGCATCCCCTGGAGCACCTGCGCGCTGGGCAAGGTCACCGTCGCGTTCCTGCCGCCGGACCAGCGCAAGGCCCTGCTGGACGGTGAGCTGCCGGCGCTGACCGGCTCCAGCATCACCGATCCGGACGTGCTGTCCCGGCAGCTCGACGAGGTCGGGCGGACCGGTCACGCGCTGGAGAACCAGGAATCCGCGCTCGGCGACGCCGGGATCGCCGCGCCGGTCTTCGACCGCAACGGCGTGGCCGGGGCGATCGGGATCGTCGGCCCGGTCGAGCGGGTCCTGGACGACAGTGCGCGGCAGGACCACATCGTCGCCGTTCGGGAGATCGCGCGGCAGATCTCGCGGGAGCTCGGCGCCGGCCGCGGGAGCGCCCGGGTCGCCCGGCCCTGA
- the dhaM gene encoding dihydroxyacetone kinase phosphoryl donor subunit DhaM encodes MNQSIGIVLVSHSAELASGLRDLLAQIGSDRVPVAVAGGTEDGGLGTSYDRIVAAIAEADRGAGVIVLPDLGSSVLTTLAVLEDHPRTDVLLVDAPFVEGAVAAAVTAAAGADLSAVAEAARQARGIMKVESFEPAAAPAAAADAAAEPEHPQGASAAVTLPATLHARPAGRLAQEAAKFASTIRIEYGGKSVNPTGVLAVMSLGATIGGTVTVHAEGQDADSAVKTLAAILAEVE; translated from the coding sequence ATGAACCAGTCCATCGGCATCGTACTCGTTTCGCACAGCGCCGAACTGGCCTCGGGCCTGCGCGACCTGCTGGCCCAGATCGGCTCGGACCGGGTCCCGGTGGCGGTGGCCGGGGGCACCGAGGACGGCGGACTCGGCACCAGCTACGACCGGATCGTGGCCGCCATCGCCGAGGCCGACCGCGGAGCGGGCGTGATCGTGCTGCCGGACCTGGGCAGCTCGGTCCTCACCACGCTGGCGGTGCTGGAGGACCACCCGCGCACCGACGTCCTGCTGGTGGACGCCCCGTTCGTGGAGGGCGCGGTAGCAGCCGCTGTCACGGCCGCAGCCGGTGCCGACCTGTCGGCGGTCGCCGAGGCGGCGCGACAGGCGCGCGGGATCATGAAGGTGGAGAGCTTCGAGCCCGCGGCAGCGCCCGCAGCCGCAGCTGACGCAGCTGCGGAGCCCGAGCACCCCCAAGGCGCGTCGGCAGCGGTGACCCTCCCCGCGACCCTGCACGCCCGCCCCGCCGGCCGCCTGGCCCAGGAGGCGGCGAAGTTCGCCAGCACCATCCGCATCGAGTACGGCGGCAAGTCGGTCAACCCCACCGGCGTCCTGGCCGTGATGAGCCTGGGCGCCACCATCGGCGGCACGGTGACCGTGCACGCCGAGGGACAGGATGCTGATTCGGCGGTGAAGACGCTCGCCGCGATCCTTGCCGAGGTCGAGTGA
- a CDS encoding CHAT domain-containing protein, which produces MDEEQDLRRAAEAGDAIAMVNLGRALELRSDPEEAERWYRRVVDDAGAYPVARAHAAHRIAGFAEQRGDVGETDAWLRQTVGIITEADYDPTLPRLLSSALIKLAEMNADAGNAEYAEQLYRAAAESTEEADAYHALGKFLRGRGDSTEATGWYRKGAEKGHMNSMLELTDLAFERGDEAEVRYWTMESFSASGAMKYKPEEDSDPDVLEDHACRLTSLYEISGHRPTLDEALVQFRASLALTPEGDPTHAGRLANLGSALHTLFERTGEWDVLVESVSLGRAAVATALEDDPDRAMYLGNLGLELREMFNRTGQLEWLVEAVKVGRAAVATSRDDAGRAADQLNLAVSLCALFARTGRQEALLEAIEFARAAVAATNDDHRRGTVLSTLGTALLLRYQNSGDEAVLAEATEVARQAVAATPSGHTELSKYLSALGLVLRTTFQHTGQLAALVEAVEVERRALDALPEGSPNRAGHHNELGINLMLLAERTNDIDTLVEAVNRARAAAGDASADDSSRAIYLSNLGNVLREVFDRSDRLEYLVEAVSVTRAAVEATPVDDPDRAVAASNLGGKLRLLAERTNRQDAASEAVEIAREAVNATPAGHPARSRRLNLLGEALEVLSELRGQPHPSAEARRAFREAAAHEAGETSSRIIAFRHLARSAARVGDAQDGLACIEAAIELVDLLAPARLARADREHHLGEVSELASEAAAAALDAGRPERAVELLERTRGVLAADSLGLRGDDLTRLREQYPELADRLDQTRQRIDALDRLQSASEMNAGASGPPVSVTESDRQLAAQRTEAHGAWQSLLDAIRALPGFAEFFRAPTIATLVRHAHAGPVVYVSVSTTRADALILTEGPDPVVVVPLPGVTRDAVSERLVRLTQAGGVIAVRDLAPASGPVDVQGEILAVLAWLWDAVALPVLARLGYTEPPADGADLPRVWWCPVGAMTFLPLHAAGRHVTTRHVTTGSADGPAAAPSAVLDLVVSSYTSTVRALPRKGDPQPRTAPSSTLVVSVPDLPGAELPGVVAETDAIRALAPQARVLRQPTREGVLDALPSHRIVHFACHGYFDAASPARSSLILTDHETAPLTLADIRDLRIDAELAYLSACDTATSTWRLANESLHITGAFHLAGYRNVVGTLWPIDDGTASWIAADFYRHLTDGGTIPPDTARIAQALHHAVNQVRARCPDVPSLWAAYTHTGA; this is translated from the coding sequence ATGGACGAGGAGCAGGACCTGCGTCGTGCTGCGGAGGCCGGGGACGCAATCGCGATGGTGAACCTCGGCCGAGCGCTGGAGTTGCGCAGTGATCCGGAAGAGGCGGAACGGTGGTACCGGCGGGTCGTCGACGATGCGGGGGCGTATCCCGTGGCGCGGGCTCATGCGGCGCACCGGATCGCGGGGTTTGCGGAGCAGCGTGGGGATGTCGGGGAAACGGATGCGTGGCTGCGGCAGACCGTCGGGATTATCACAGAAGCCGATTACGATCCGACGTTGCCAAGGCTTTTGAGCAGTGCACTGATAAAGCTTGCGGAGATGAACGCCGATGCCGGCAATGCGGAGTACGCCGAGCAGTTGTACCGAGCGGCCGCAGAGAGCACTGAAGAGGCCGATGCCTATCATGCGTTAGGCAAGTTCCTCAGAGGGCGTGGCGATTCCACCGAGGCGACGGGCTGGTACCGCAAAGGCGCCGAGAAGGGCCACATGAACTCCATGCTGGAGTTGACGGACCTGGCCTTCGAACGGGGAGATGAGGCCGAGGTGCGGTATTGGACTATGGAGTCCTTCAGCGCATCCGGCGCGATGAAGTACAAGCCGGAAGAGGACTCGGATCCCGATGTGCTGGAGGACCACGCCTGCCGTCTGACTTCTCTTTATGAGATCAGCGGACACCGCCCGACCCTCGACGAGGCGCTTGTTCAGTTTCGCGCCAGCCTCGCTCTCACCCCCGAAGGCGATCCCACCCACGCTGGTCGCCTGGCCAACCTGGGTAGCGCGTTGCACACGCTGTTCGAGCGCACCGGGGAGTGGGACGTGTTGGTCGAGTCAGTGTCCCTTGGGCGCGCCGCGGTGGCGACCGCGCTCGAGGATGATCCCGACCGTGCCATGTATCTGGGCAACCTCGGACTCGAGCTGCGTGAGATGTTCAATCGCACCGGGCAGCTGGAGTGGCTGGTAGAGGCGGTGAAGGTCGGGCGTGCGGCGGTCGCTACTTCTAGGGACGACGCAGGCCGCGCCGCAGACCAACTCAACCTCGCGGTCTCGCTGTGTGCACTGTTCGCCCGAACCGGTCGGCAGGAGGCCTTGCTCGAAGCCATCGAGTTCGCGCGGGCCGCGGTGGCCGCCACCAACGATGACCACAGGCGCGGCACAGTCTTGAGCACCCTCGGAACCGCCTTGCTGCTGCGCTATCAGAACAGCGGGGATGAAGCGGTGCTGGCCGAGGCGACGGAGGTGGCACGCCAGGCCGTGGCAGCCACCCCCTCAGGGCATACGGAGCTGTCCAAGTATCTCAGTGCTCTTGGACTGGTGTTGCGGACAACGTTCCAGCACACCGGTCAGCTCGCTGCGCTGGTCGAAGCCGTGGAGGTGGAGCGCCGCGCGCTGGATGCCCTGCCTGAGGGAAGTCCCAACCGCGCGGGCCACCACAACGAACTCGGAATCAACCTGATGCTGTTGGCCGAGCGCACCAACGACATCGACACACTGGTCGAAGCGGTGAACCGGGCCCGTGCCGCTGCGGGTGACGCGTCGGCCGACGACTCTTCGCGGGCAATCTATCTGAGCAACCTCGGGAACGTGCTCAGAGAAGTGTTCGATCGCAGTGATCGCCTCGAATACCTGGTTGAGGCGGTGTCGGTGACTCGTGCGGCCGTGGAGGCCACTCCGGTGGACGATCCAGATCGTGCCGTGGCAGCAAGCAACCTGGGAGGCAAGCTTCGTCTTCTGGCCGAGCGCACCAACCGGCAGGATGCGGCGTCCGAAGCCGTCGAGATCGCCCGTGAGGCCGTGAACGCCACGCCGGCCGGGCATCCGGCCCGCTCCCGTCGTCTGAACCTGCTCGGTGAGGCGCTGGAAGTCTTGTCCGAGCTCCGAGGACAGCCTCATCCGTCGGCAGAGGCCCGACGCGCCTTCCGCGAGGCCGCGGCGCACGAGGCCGGCGAGACCTCGTCGCGCATCATCGCGTTCCGCCACCTCGCGCGGTCGGCCGCCCGCGTCGGGGATGCGCAGGACGGTCTGGCCTGCATTGAAGCAGCCATCGAACTCGTCGACCTGCTCGCGCCGGCGCGGCTGGCCCGCGCGGACCGCGAACACCACCTCGGCGAGGTGTCGGAGCTGGCGAGCGAGGCCGCGGCCGCCGCGCTCGACGCCGGACGGCCGGAGCGTGCGGTCGAACTCCTTGAGCGCACGCGCGGAGTGCTCGCCGCCGACTCCCTCGGGCTGCGCGGCGACGATCTGACCCGCTTGCGCGAGCAGTATCCCGAGCTGGCCGATCGGCTCGATCAGACGCGCCAGCGCATCGATGCGCTCGACCGGCTCCAGTCGGCGTCCGAGATGAATGCTGGCGCGAGCGGTCCTCCCGTGTCCGTCACCGAATCCGACCGGCAGCTGGCCGCGCAACGGACCGAGGCGCACGGCGCCTGGCAGTCGCTGCTGGACGCGATCCGCGCGCTGCCCGGGTTCGCCGAATTCTTCCGCGCCCCGACCATCGCCACCCTGGTCCGGCACGCGCACGCCGGCCCCGTCGTCTACGTCAGCGTCAGCACCACCCGCGCCGACGCGCTGATCCTCACCGAGGGCCCCGATCCGGTCGTGGTGGTGCCGCTGCCCGGGGTCACCCGCGACGCGGTCAGCGAGCGTCTTGTGCGGCTGACGCAGGCGGGCGGCGTCATCGCGGTCCGCGACCTCGCACCGGCCTCGGGGCCGGTAGATGTGCAGGGCGAGATCCTGGCGGTCCTGGCGTGGCTCTGGGACGCGGTCGCCCTGCCGGTGCTGGCGCGCCTGGGCTACACCGAACCGCCTGCTGATGGTGCGGACCTACCGCGGGTCTGGTGGTGTCCCGTCGGCGCGATGACGTTCCTGCCGCTGCACGCCGCAGGCCGGCACGTCACGACTCGTCACGTCACGACCGGCAGCGCCGACGGACCGGCAGCGGCCCCGTCCGCCGTCCTCGACCTCGTGGTGTCGTCGTACACATCGACCGTGCGCGCCTTGCCACGCAAGGGGGATCCGCAGCCGCGGACCGCCCCGTCGAGCACCTTGGTCGTCTCGGTTCCGGACCTCCCCGGCGCGGAGCTGCCCGGGGTGGTGGCGGAGACCGACGCCATCAGGGCTCTGGCTCCGCAGGCGCGCGTTCTGCGACAGCCGACGCGCGAAGGCGTCCTGGACGCCTTGCCCAGCCACCGCATCGTGCACTTCGCCTGCCACGGCTACTTCGACGCCGCCAGCCCCGCTCGCAGCAGCCTGATCCTGACCGACCACGAGACCGCGCCGCTCACCCTCGCCGACATCCGCGACCTGCGCATCGACGCGGAGCTGGCCTACCTCTCCGCCTGCGACACCGCGACCTCCACATGGCGGCTGGCCAACGAGTCGCTGCACATCACCGGGGCCTTCCACCTGGCCGGCTACCGCAACGTCGTCGGCACCCTCTGGCCCATCGACGACGGCACCGCTTCCTGGATCGCGGCGGACTTCTACCGCCACCTCACCGACGGCGGCACGATCCCGCCCGACACCGCACGGATCGCGCAAGCCCTGCATCACGCGGTCAATCAGGTGCGCGCGCGGTGTCCCGACGTGCCGAGCCTGTGGGCCGCGTACACCCATACCGGCGCCTGA